A DNA window from Seriola aureovittata isolate HTS-2021-v1 ecotype China chromosome 8, ASM2101889v1, whole genome shotgun sequence contains the following coding sequences:
- the si:ch211-145o7.3 gene encoding forkhead box protein N2 — protein sequence MENSSQTLPPSSPCPTTFGVSLPFSSSPQQTCSNSRISLPLSPISFPPSPTSLSPATAESIHSSSPLSYYTASQCLEGQNIQCVSSANISDQDDLTCLSWLHQRGNLLPLQPLPKMTPVPQLESSSPTQPLPPALSKPPYSFSSLIFMAIEDSPDKRLPVKGIYEWIVNNFPYYRTASGGWRNSVRHNLSLSKSFCRIQRDKSQSVGKGSLWCVCPEYRPALLEVLRKTHSYHSTNSNLINKPALFEGADYGMPAVCDPMEISDPLSHTLLLSTTSPQTLTTDNPTFAENAPCPLTPDNEELVTMESVDYQQEVNEEMEKDPLSDSGYIELHYYQSHQYQYLVLPGDTELDLETVEILQLDAEAQEAAGSLLDLAGGGY from the exons ATGGAAAATAGCTCTCAAACACTGCCACCCTCCTCCCCATGTCCCACCACTTTTGGAGTGTCACTACCTTTTTCCTCCTCGCCACAGCAGACCTGCTCCAACAGTCGTATTTCGCTCCCACTTTCACCTATTTCATTCCCCCCATCCCCTACCTCACTTTCTCCAGCAACAGCAGAGTCCATTCACTCTTCCTCCCCGCTTTCATACTACACAGCATCTCAGTGCCTCGAAGGACAAAACATACAATGCGTCAGCTCTGCAAACATATCTGACCAGGATGACCTGACCTGCCTCAGCTGGCTGCATCAGAGAGGCAACCTACTACCACTGCAGCCCCTTCCCAAAATGACACCAGTGCCTCAGCTAGAGTCCTCTTCACCTACTCAGCCTCTTCCACCTGCCTTGTCCAAGCCACCCTACTCCTTCAGTAGTCTGATTTTCATGGCAATAGAAGATTCACCAGACAAGAGGCTTCCAGTGAAGGGCATCTATGAATGGATTGTGAACAATTTCCCCTACTACAGGACAGCCTCTGGAGGCTGGAGGAACTCTGTGAGACACAACCTGTCCCTGAGCAAGAGCTTCTGTCGCATTCAGAGGGACAAGAGCCAG TCAGTGGGGAAGGGATCACTGTGGTGTGTTTGTCCAGAGTATCGGCCTGCGCTCCTGGAGGTGCTGAGGAAGACCCACAGTTATCACAGCACTAACAGCAATCTGATAAACAAGCCTGCACT GTTTGAAGGAGCTGACTATGGGATGCCTGCAGTGTGTGACCCTATGGAGATCTCAG ATCCTCTTTCTCACACCCTCCTCCTTTCTACCACCTCACCCCAAACCCTGACCACTGATAACCCAACTTTTGCTGAAAACGCACCGTGCCCTTTGACCCCGGATAATGAGGAGCTTGTCACCATGGAGTCGGTTGATTACCAGCAGGAGGTCAAcgaggagatggagaaggacCCTCTGTCAGATAGCGGGTACATCGAGTTACACTACTACCAGTCTCACCAGTACCAGTACCTGGTGCTGCCAGGTGACACCGAGCTGGACCTGGAGACTGTGGAGATCCTTCAGCTGGATGCCGAGGCCCAGGAGGCTGCTGGGTCACTGCTGGACCTAGCCGGTGGTGGATATTAA
- the atl3 gene encoding atlastin-3, translated as MRGEPGAVQIVTVCKEDHSFELNTEALAKVLLAPEVRDKHVVVLSVAGAFRKGKSFLLDFMLRYMYRKGDEEWLGQDDEPLTGFSWRGGSEPETTGIQLWSEVFLVEKSDGTEVAVVLMDTQGAFDNQSTVKDCATIFALSTMTSSMQIYNLSQNIQEDDLQQLQLFTEYGRLAMDEIFQKPFQSLMFLIRDWSFPYEYTYGFKGGNEFLDKRLQVKEAQHEELQTVREHIHSCFTKISCFLLPHPGLKVATSPAFQGQLSDVAPDFKEQLASLIPKLLHPDRLAEKEINGNKVTCMGLLEFFKAYIKIYQGEDLPQPKTMLMATAEANNLAAVATAKDQYYKNMEKVCGGDLPYVSPDSLEEKHQFYFREALHAFSSTKKMGGQEFCDRYQAQLEKELEEMWQSFSKHNESKNLFSAFRTPAVLFVLVCLLYVLSGVLLFVGLSTFALVCDCTLGVVMVAMLTWAFIRYSGRYHSVGGAIDQAAGVVLEQATVVLNKSRGTSTGDKKKSS; from the exons ATGAGGGGTGAACCAGGCGCAGTTCAGATTGTCACCGTGTGTAAGGAGGATCACTCCTTTGAGTTGAACACGGAGGCTTTGGCTAAGGTTCTGTTGGCTCCTGAGGTCCGAGACAAACATGTGGTGGTGCTTTCAGTGGCTGGAGCCTTCAGAAAGGGAAAGAGCTTCCTGCTTGATTTCATGCTCCGTTACATGTACAGAAAG GGGGATGAAGAATGGCTGGGTCAGGATGATGAGCCACTGACTGGATTTTCTTGGAGAGGTGGTTCGGAACCAGAGACAACGGGCATCCAGCTGTGGAGTGAAGTTTTCCTCGTCGAAAAGAGTGATGGCACAGAG gTGGCTGTGGTGTTGATGGACACTCAAGGAGCATTTGATAATCAGTCCACTGTGAAGGACTGTGCCACCATCTTTGCCCTCAGCACCATGACCAGCTCAATGCAG ATCTACAATCTGTCGCAGAACATTCAAGAGGACGATCTGCAGCAGCTACAG ctgttCACGGAGTATGGTCGTCTTGCTATGGATGAAATCTTTCAGAAACCCTTCCAG TCTTTGATGTTTCTGATCAGGGATTGGAGCTTTCCCTATGAATACACCTACGGGTTTAAAGGAGGGAATGAATTCCTCGATAAACGGTTACAG GTTAAGGAGGCCCAACACGAGGAGCTGCAAACAGTGAGGGAGCACATCCATTCATGCTTCACCAAAATTTCCTGCTTCTTGTTACCGCACCCTGGGTTGAAGGTTGCCACCAGCCCTGCATTTCAGGGACAACTTAGCG ATGTGGCCCCAGATTTCAAAGAACAGCTGGCGAGTCTGATTCCTAAACTGCTGCATCCGGATCGTCTGGCTGAGAAAGAAATAAACGGAAACAAAGTCACATGCATGGGCCTGCTTGAGTTCTTCAAG GCTTACATCAAGATTTACCAGGGAGAAGACTTGCCACAGCCAAAGACTATGCTCATG GCTACAGCAGAGGCCAACAACCTGGCAGCTGTGGCAACAGCCAAAGATCAGTATTACAAGAACATGGAGAAG GTGTGTGGGGGAGACCTGCCTTATGTGTCTCCTGACTCTCTGGAGGAAAAGCATCAATTTTACTTCCGAGAGGCTCTCCATGCCTTCTCGTCCACAAAGAAGATGGGTGGACAGGAGTTTTGTGATCGTTACCAAGCACAGCTGGAAAAGGAGCTAGAGGAAATGTGGCAGTCTTTCAGCAAGCACAATGAG tcaaaaaatctcTTCAGCGCCTTCCGGACACCTGCAGTGCTGTTTGTCTTGGTGTGCCTCCTCTACGTTCTGTCAGGCGTGTTGCTCTTTGTTGGCCTATCTACCTTCGCCTTGGTGTGTGACTGTACTCTGGGCGTGGTCATGGTGGCCATGCTGACATGGGCCTTCATCCGCTACTCTGGTCGGTACCATTCTGTAGGAGGAGCCATCGACCAGGCTGCAGGTGTTGTCCTGGAGCAG
- the yif1a gene encoding protein YIF1A isoform X2, protein MNSQGYYNPGYNMGGPSNDIQGGGAGVNNLFTDPMANAAVMYGSSLANQGKDMVNKEISRFMSVNKLKYFFAVDTRYVLKKLMILMFPYTHQDWEVRYHRDTPLTPRQDVNAPDLYIPTMAFITYILLAGMALGIQKRFSPEVLGLCASTALVWVIIEVLVMLLSLYLLTVHSDLSTFDLIAYSGYKYVGMIFTVLCGLLFGSDGYFVALAWSSCALMFFIVRSLKMKILTSLSSDSMGTGSSAKPQLRLYITVATAVFQPIIIYWLTSHLVR, encoded by the exons ATGAACAGTCAGGGATACTACAATCCTGGGTACAATATGGGAGGACCATCAAATGACATACAAGGAGGTGGTGCTGGAGTGAACAACCTGTTTACTGACCCAATGGCcaatgctgcagtgatgtacgGTTCCTCCTTAGCCAACCAAGGAAAGGATATGGTAAACAAAGAG ATCAGCAGATTCATGTCTGTGAACAAGCTGAAATACTTCTTTGCCGTCGACACCAGATATGTACTGAAGAAACTTATGATCCTTATGTTCCCTTATACACATCAG GACTGGGAGGTTCGTTACCATCGGGACACTCCACTGACTCCAAGACAGGATGTGAATGCACCTGATCTTTACATACCAA caATGGCTTTCATTACCTACATTTTACTTGCTGGAATGGCCCTGGGTATTCAGAAAAG GTTCAGTCCTGAGGTTCTTGGACTGTGTGCCAGCACTGCCCTTGTGTGGGTCATCATTGAGGTGTTGGTGATGCTGTTGAGTTTGTACCTGTTGACTGTTCACAGCGACCTCTCAACCTTTGATCTCATTGCCTACAGTGGATACAAATATGTTGG GATGATCTTCACAGTGTTGTGTGGCTTATTGTTTGGCAGTGATGGGTATTTTGTGGCCCTTGCCTGGTCTTCTTGCGCCCTTATGTTCTTCATT GTTCGATCTCTAAAAATGAAGATCCTTACCTCTCTCTCCTCGGACTCCATGGGAACTGGTTCAAGTGCCAAACCTCAACTGCGCCTTTATATCACTGTGGCCACTGCAGTCTTTCAGCCAATCATTATATACTGGTTAACCTCTCACTTGGTCAGGTGA
- the yif1a gene encoding protein YIF1A isoform X1 — MDLQHHGYRATKQRARATPPTADSVLFEDTSSAAPAMNSQGYYNPGYNMGGPSNDIQGGGAGVNNLFTDPMANAAVMYGSSLANQGKDMVNKEISRFMSVNKLKYFFAVDTRYVLKKLMILMFPYTHQDWEVRYHRDTPLTPRQDVNAPDLYIPTMAFITYILLAGMALGIQKRFSPEVLGLCASTALVWVIIEVLVMLLSLYLLTVHSDLSTFDLIAYSGYKYVGMIFTVLCGLLFGSDGYFVALAWSSCALMFFIVRSLKMKILTSLSSDSMGTGSSAKPQLRLYITVATAVFQPIIIYWLTSHLVR, encoded by the exons ATGGACTTGCAACACCATGGGTACCGAGCAA CTAAACAGAGAGCTCGTGCAACTCCCCCCACTGCTGATTCTGTCCTGTTTGAAGACACCAGCTCTGCAGCACCAGCAATGAACAGTCAGGGATACTACAATCCTGGGTACAATATGGGAGGACCATCAAATGACATACAAGGAGGTGGTGCTGGAGTGAACAACCTGTTTACTGACCCAATGGCcaatgctgcagtgatgtacgGTTCCTCCTTAGCCAACCAAGGAAAGGATATGGTAAACAAAGAG ATCAGCAGATTCATGTCTGTGAACAAGCTGAAATACTTCTTTGCCGTCGACACCAGATATGTACTGAAGAAACTTATGATCCTTATGTTCCCTTATACACATCAG GACTGGGAGGTTCGTTACCATCGGGACACTCCACTGACTCCAAGACAGGATGTGAATGCACCTGATCTTTACATACCAA caATGGCTTTCATTACCTACATTTTACTTGCTGGAATGGCCCTGGGTATTCAGAAAAG GTTCAGTCCTGAGGTTCTTGGACTGTGTGCCAGCACTGCCCTTGTGTGGGTCATCATTGAGGTGTTGGTGATGCTGTTGAGTTTGTACCTGTTGACTGTTCACAGCGACCTCTCAACCTTTGATCTCATTGCCTACAGTGGATACAAATATGTTGG GATGATCTTCACAGTGTTGTGTGGCTTATTGTTTGGCAGTGATGGGTATTTTGTGGCCCTTGCCTGGTCTTCTTGCGCCCTTATGTTCTTCATT GTTCGATCTCTAAAAATGAAGATCCTTACCTCTCTCTCCTCGGACTCCATGGGAACTGGTTCAAGTGCCAAACCTCAACTGCGCCTTTATATCACTGTGGCCACTGCAGTCTTTCAGCCAATCATTATATACTGGTTAACCTCTCACTTGGTCAGGTGA